A genomic stretch from Candidatus Zixiibacteriota bacterium includes:
- a CDS encoding YkgJ family cysteine cluster protein, whose protein sequence is MKKKIPVMSVSACNGCPSKCCNDLSMLIGPPTSKSDFEDLHWQLRYDTVHIYIRNRRWYILVKGRCMYLDDNDRCKIYETRPEKCRVHNPPDCERFGDFWDVMFETPEELEAYFKKKRRAAKRRANARAKKKKMTA, encoded by the coding sequence ATGAAGAAGAAAATACCTGTGATGTCGGTCTCTGCCTGCAATGGCTGCCCGTCGAAATGCTGCAATGATCTTTCTATGCTAATCGGTCCGCCGACTTCGAAGTCAGACTTCGAAGATCTGCACTGGCAATTGAGATATGACACTGTCCACATATATATTCGCAATCGACGATGGTATATTCTTGTCAAAGGCAGATGCATGTACCTCGACGACAACGACCGCTGCAAGATATATGAGACCCGCCCAGAGAAATGCAGAGTTCACAATCCTCCCGACTGTGAGAGATTCGGCGATTTTTGGGATGTCATGTTCGAAACTCCCGAGGAACTCGAAGCATACTTCAAGAAGAAGAGGCGGGCCGCCAAACGCCGTGCGAATGCGCGAGCAAAGAAGAAAAAGATGACGGCGTAG
- a CDS encoding glycosyltransferase, whose product MSSFPKVILGFLMVDWPLFMRRKMLYALAEAAEKYGSTVVAVNRPLCQISTIVRKPQRARELLGDARLQKLASNLYLYSPRYFIHDSIAQELGILESLNLAALRSSYRKLCKRIGIVEEKPLIWFYHPVQGYVTRLFPGSFNVYEIYDNLADIHGNTLQAVEKRIDKFRDRIDLLLTTSRKLHDKYSPGFKHAWEFGNGIDRETYERMIRHDHPPHPAIDNIASPRIGYTGLISQRLDWQLIHDVADRRPDWNLVFVGKVFDKSILNSTANINNIHFTGAFDHSEMPSVLRSFDVGFMPYRDNDFFRYSNPLKIYEYAATGLKTVSSNMEELSSYPSEIVKIVPNRPDDWIEAIQAYLESDDDVARSVGAEFAGKFIWEDMTARLLDRMQQLFQPSGKDS is encoded by the coding sequence ATGAGCTCCTTTCCGAAAGTGATTCTTGGATTCCTGATGGTCGATTGGCCACTGTTCATGCGGCGCAAGATGCTGTATGCACTTGCCGAAGCGGCTGAGAAGTATGGGAGCACAGTAGTCGCAGTGAACCGTCCGCTTTGCCAGATATCCACAATTGTCAGAAAGCCGCAACGTGCCCGTGAATTGCTGGGAGATGCCAGACTGCAAAAACTGGCGAGCAATCTATATCTCTATTCACCCCGGTATTTCATCCACGATTCGATTGCGCAAGAGCTTGGAATTCTCGAATCGCTGAATCTTGCTGCTTTACGATCCAGTTACCGGAAACTGTGCAAGAGAATCGGCATAGTCGAAGAGAAGCCGTTGATCTGGTTCTACCATCCGGTGCAGGGGTATGTGACGAGACTCTTCCCCGGCAGTTTCAATGTGTATGAGATCTACGACAATCTCGCAGACATTCACGGCAACACGCTTCAGGCTGTCGAGAAGCGCATCGACAAATTCAGAGACAGGATCGATCTGCTACTGACCACTTCACGAAAGCTTCACGACAAGTACTCGCCCGGCTTCAAGCACGCATGGGAATTCGGGAACGGAATTGATCGTGAGACCTACGAGAGAATGATCCGCCACGATCATCCTCCGCATCCGGCTATCGACAACATTGCCAGTCCCCGGATCGGATATACCGGGCTGATCTCGCAACGGCTCGACTGGCAGCTGATCCACGACGTTGCAGATAGACGACCTGACTGGAATCTTGTCTTCGTGGGAAAGGTGTTCGATAAGTCGATCCTGAACAGCACCGCAAACATAAACAACATCCATTTCACCGGCGCTTTCGATCATTCGGAGATGCCGTCGGTGCTGAGGAGTTTCGATGTCGGGTTCATGCCGTATCGTGACAATGATTTCTTTCGATATTCGAACCCTCTCAAAATCTACGAGTACGCCGCAACCGGCTTGAAAACAGTCTCTTCCAATATGGAAGAGCTGAGCAGCTATCCATCGGAGATTGTCAAGATCGTCCCGAATAGACCGGATGATTGGATCGAAGCGATACAGGCGTATCTCGAGTCGGATGACGATGTCGCGAGATCAGTCGGCGCCGAATTCGCGGGGAAGTTCATCTGGGAAGATATGACGGCGAGGTTGTTGGATAGAATGCAGCAATTGTTCCAGCCGTCAGGAAAGGATTCCTGA
- a CDS encoding aldo/keto reductase, translating to MRYKLFGRSGLRVSELCLGTMTFGEEWGWGSSKDKSKQVFDAFVETGGNFIDTANRYTEGTSEKFVGEFVGSDRERFVIATKYTLRERANDVNSSGNHRKNMVQSLEASLKRLGTDYIDLYWVHAWDYLTPVEEVMRALDDMVRAGKLLYIGVSDTPAWIVSQANTLASCRGWTPFTGLQIEYSLVERTPERELLPMAKSLDIAVTPWSILGAGILSGKYNDRNKQTLQSADARLSEKSIKLNERNFEIAAEVKTIADEIGCTPSQVAIKWLQQQPGLIIPIIGARTLKQLKDNIGCLEIQLTGEHLKRLDDVSMIDLGFPHEFLSKDNIRELVQGDRFRDIDNHRA from the coding sequence ATGAGATATAAGCTTTTTGGACGTAGCGGCTTAAGAGTATCCGAACTCTGTCTGGGGACGATGACATTCGGCGAGGAATGGGGCTGGGGATCATCGAAAGATAAGAGCAAACAGGTGTTCGACGCATTCGTTGAAACAGGCGGCAACTTTATCGACACGGCAAACAGGTACACGGAGGGAACAAGCGAGAAATTCGTCGGCGAATTCGTCGGTTCGGACCGCGAGCGATTTGTCATTGCCACCAAGTATACCTTGCGTGAGCGCGCGAACGATGTCAACTCGAGCGGCAATCACCGCAAGAACATGGTTCAGTCTTTGGAAGCGAGCTTGAAACGCCTCGGCACCGACTACATCGATCTGTATTGGGTACACGCCTGGGATTATCTTACACCGGTGGAAGAGGTCATGCGCGCGCTCGACGATATGGTGCGGGCAGGCAAATTGCTGTATATCGGCGTGTCCGACACGCCTGCCTGGATAGTCTCTCAGGCCAATACACTTGCATCGTGTCGTGGCTGGACGCCGTTTACCGGTTTGCAGATCGAATACAGCCTCGTCGAACGAACACCGGAACGTGAATTGCTTCCTATGGCGAAATCACTCGACATCGCCGTCACACCGTGGTCAATTCTCGGTGCGGGAATTCTCTCCGGCAAATACAACGATAGAAACAAACAGACACTTCAATCGGCCGATGCGCGACTTTCGGAGAAGAGCATCAAACTCAACGAGAGAAATTTCGAGATTGCCGCAGAAGTCAAAACCATCGCAGATGAAATCGGCTGCACACCATCACAGGTTGCGATCAAGTGGCTGCAGCAGCAGCCCGGTTTGATAATCCCGATCATTGGCGCGAGAACTCTGAAGCAGCTGAAAGACAACATCGGCTGTCTGGAGATTCAACTCACAGGAGAGCATTTGAAGAGATTAGATGATGTCAGCATGATAGATCTCGGCTTCCCGCATGAGTTTCTCTCGAAAGACAATATCAGAGAGTTGGTGCAGGGGGACAGATTCAGAGATATCGACAATCACAGAGCATAG